Within the Meriones unguiculatus strain TT.TT164.6M chromosome 2, Bangor_MerUng_6.1, whole genome shotgun sequence genome, the region tgctttacagaagcttttcagcttcatgagttcccatttattgattgttgatctcagagcctgtgctgttggtgttctgttcaggaagttgtctcctgtgccaatgagttcaaggctcttctgctctttttcttttaacagatttagtgtgtctggttttatgttgaggtatttgatccatttggactctAATTTTGTCCAGAGTAATAAATATAGAGCTATTTGgggttttctacatgtagacatccagttagaccatttgttgaatatgctatcttttttccattgtacggttttgacttctctgtcaaaaatcaggtgtccctaagtgtgtgagtttatttctggatctttgttttgattccattgatccaccattttgtttctatgccagtaccatgcagtttttattactgttgctttatagtacagcttgagatcaggggtggaaatacctccagatgatcctttactgtacaggattgttttagctattctggtgttttgtttgtttgtttttccatagcaACTTtgagagttgttctttcaaggtatatcaagaattgtattggtattttgatgggaattgcattgaatctgtggattgcttttggtaggatggccatttttccctatgttaatcctactgatccatgagcatgagagatctttccatcttctgatatcttcttcaatttcttttttcagagacttgaagtgtttttcatgtaagtcttttatttgcttgattagagttagaccaagatactttatgtgttttgtggctgttgtgaagggtgttgttgctctaattttttttctcagccagcttgtcttttgtatacaggagggctactgatttctctctctctctctctctctctctctctctctctctctctctctcttttctttctttattttagttaattttatatccaaccattttgttgaaggtgtttatcagctgtaggagttctctggttggatttttggggtcactcatgtatactatcatatcacctgcaaaatagtgatactttgacttcttcttttccaatttgtatccccttgatctcctttaggtgtcttactgctgtagctaggacttcaagtactgtgttgaagagatacagagagtataagcagccttgccttgtccctgatttcagtgggattgatttaagtttctctccgtttagtttgatgtcagctataggcttgctgtatattgtctttactatgtttaggtatgtgccttgtagcactgaatctctccaagattttaaacatgaatgggtgttggatttcatcaaatgctttttcagcatctaaggagatgaacatgtggttttgttgttttttttttttccttctgtttgtttatgtggtggatcacattgatggatttccatatattgaaccacccctgcatgcctgggatgaagccttcttggtcatggtgaatgatatctttgatgtgttcttggatttggtttgcaagtatgttattgagtatttttgtgtgtgtcaatattcataaggaAGATTtgactgaaattttctttctttgttgggtctttctgtgacttaggtatcaaagtgactctggcctcatagaatgagtttggtaatatatcttctttttctattttgtgggatagtttcaAGAGTATTGATattagcccttctttgaaggtctagtagaattatGCACTGAAACTACTGACCttgagctttttttggatgggagacttttgatgactgcttctatttccttaggaaatataagactatttaatttatttacctgatcttgattcaagtttggtaaatgaaatctatgaagaaaattgtccatttcatttagattttcaagttttgtggcacataggcttttaaagtaagtcctaatgattctttggatttcctcatcaATGTCTAttgttttgtcccccttttcatttctgattttgttgatttggatagtgtctctctgccttgtagttagtttcactaagggtttgtctgtcttgttgattttctcaaagaaccaggtattggttctaatgatttttttgaattgttttctttgtttctaatatattgatttcagtcctgagtttatttccagccttctactcctctttggtgtgtttgcttcttttttcctaggactttcaggtgtgccattaagttgcttatacgAGATGTCTCGAATTTTTTTATGAAatcacttactgctatgaactttcctcttagcactgctttcattgtgtcccataagtttgggtatgttgtgccatcATTTCATTGAATTCACTCAGGGaagtctttaattcctttctatatttcctccctgacccagctgtcattgggtagagagttgctcagtttctatgtgtgtgtaggcttttctatttctgttgttgctgaggttCACCTTTAGTccataggatacaagggattgtttcaatcttcttttatctgtgaGGCTTGCTTTGCATCCAACTTTGTGTCTGAAGAagattctgtgaggtgctgagaaattattttcttttgtgcttgggtgaaaagttctgtagacatctattaggtccatttgattcattataTCTGTTAgcatcattatttctctgtttagtttttgtttcattgacctgtcctttgatgagagtctctcactattaatgtgtggagattgatgtgtggtttaaggtttattaatacttctttttcaaatgtgggtgcctttgtgtttggggtgtagatgttcagaattgagatgttttcttggtggaactttcctttgatgagtatgaagtgtccttcctcatctcttttgattaattttgtttgaacatctattttattagatattaaaattgttattccagcttgcttcttgggtccattcgattggaaaacctttttccagccctttactctcaggtaatgtctctctttgtggctgaggtctgtttcttgtatgcagtagAATGATTGGTcctgtttactcatccattctattagtctgtttcttcttattggaaaattgagtccattgatgttgagttaGATTAATCATCAGTGACTgttagttctttttgttttgatgttgattgtggtagtgtgtttgtgtgctggtctacttttggttttgctgtagtgaagttaattatatcttgtgttttcttggggtGTGATTGATTTCCTTGCttgggagtttttcttctagtatcttctgtagggctgagtttGTACATAGACATTGTTAAatttggaatatcttgttttctccaactatggtgattgaaagttttgctggatatagtagtctggccTGGCATCTATGGTCTTGTTTGCAAGatgtctgcccaggcccttctggcttttatggtctctgctgagaagtcacatgtgattctgataggactgtcattatatgttatttggactttttcccttgcagcttttaatatttttttctttgttgtgtacatttagtattttgattattatgtggtgggaggattttcttctctggtctaatctatttggtattctgtagtcttcttgtatgtttataggcatctctttcttaagaatgggaaatttttcttctatgagtttgttgaaaatattttatcatcCTTGGAGCCGGGAATCTTcccttttttctattccttttattcttaggtttcttcttttcatggtgtctttgactTCTAGGGTATTTTGTGTccggaattttttggatttaatattttctttgatggatgcatcaatttcttctattgtatcttctactgatgagattctttcctccatctcctgtattctgttggtgatgctttcctctgtagttcctgttttcttccctaagtgctcCCTTTCCagaatttcttcagtttgtgctttctttaatgtttccattttagCTTCAGATCTGAActgttttgtttgaacattcctgtatttccttcagtaatttaaatatttcctctctaaaggcctcacTCTGCTTGACTGTATCTtgtaattctttatgtattttatttatttcctatgttatCATCTTTGTAAGTATAAACTTAAGGTCagtttcttgtgtttcagttctgTTAGGGCATCCAGGATGTTTGcctttggataactgggttctgaggatgtcatattgctttggcttttgttgattgtatttTTACACTGAACTTTAGCCATCTGGATGTCCATCTTGTGTTGGATATTATATTGTGTTGCCTACAGGAGTTCTCAGGGCAGGAGttccctgggcaggaagctggaggttcctgcaggagcccttctcacATTGGTGGGAATGATCTCTGACTAGTGGGTGGTTCTCATGGAATTGCCCATGGGTCTCctcagatgtttgatcctggggaCCATATGGATTCCTCAGGAGCTCAGAGATCCTCCTTTCACAGAGGGATGTCCTGGAGTCTGCTGCCCCACCACTGGCTTTCTTCGTCTGAGGTTAGCGAACCCAGGCACTTTGCTCAttcactgtgtttgctgggcacagactttttagagaacctgtgagccagaggccctgttggtctccttaggGAGATGGGTTGAGCCCTGGAGCAGTGTCTAGGGTTCCTTCCTTGAGCATCAGGGAGCCTGTGGTTGGAGCCGCTTGCCCACCATCGATTGTGAGAGTGAGTCACGAGTTTGGAACCTGGAGTCAACAGTATCAGAAGGTGTCTTCAGGATGGTGAAAGTGGGCCTTGAGTTTGGAGCCACCTCCCTCCACAGGATGGAGCAGTGAGTGCCTGGTCCCAGGAGGGTGTcaacaggatggtgagagtgagcTCCAGGGTTTGGAACCAGGAGCCCCTAGTCCCGCAAAAGGTGTCCACGGGACGGTGAGAGTGGGAACCCAGGTTTGGAGCCTCATCCCCTGTACCAGAAGGTAACCACTCCATGGACAGCGAGAATGAGAGCCCAAGGTCGGAGTCTCCAGCCTCCAGTACCAGGAAGGTATCTACAGATGTGGGCTTGTGCCTCAGCGCTGGAAGGATTTTTCCCAGTATTAGCCGGGTGGCCTGAAGGTGAACCCTCGAGTTTCCCTATgagttctcctctcacctgagaaacataaACGTCGGGGGTTTGGAGTCACAGTATGGCCTGCCTGgcccctgctctcactgctgagctgctgttcggTCGGTGTTGCTATATTGTATTAGAAAAACCTAGAGGTTGTCTTTTAGACAATAATAAAGTTGTTATTGAGGGACATAGGATCTTCTTTTGCAGATACTTTGTCTTATTGATAGAAATAATTTACAGGCAGTCTCAGAAAGAAACTCTAGGACAATTTTACTGGagtttgagaggaaaaaaaaaacaacaggtcaGGTGGGCTCAAGATCCTATCAGTTGTCTAGAGGTAGAGAGGGAAAGTTCAGTAACAGAAACAGAGTTGCTGGGTTGGGGCAGGTGTTTTGTTAGTCAAGACTAGGATTTGGCCTGGGTCAGAAAGTAGGCAAGCTTTGTTTGGGAGTCTGTGATCAACTGTGTGGAATAGGAACTCTTGGTGTATTTGAGGACATCTCTACCTAGAGAGATAGGCATTTCTTCTGCATAGCTCTGCATAGCTTAAGTTGCAAAATAGGGTTTCCTTATGATAGGAGGCTTCTGTCCTTGTCTAGGCAAAGGAAGTTCTTGTTCACATCTGTGCAAAAGACGTTATCATCTAACCACTGACTAGGCCATTTGTAAAGAGGTTATCGACCTCCAACCTTGGATTTGTCTAAGAGAATATCATCATGGTGGTCTTCATATATCTCTGAGCGAACTCCAAAACAGGAAGCACCTGCCATTTGAATATCATCATGCCATCTGACTAGAGGAAGCTGAGGTAGGTATGCATATGTCCCCAGTGCTGCTAAGCAAGAAGCCGGCAAATGgttcttttcattctctttctctctgtcagccTTCCTTCTAGTCATGTGCTGTTTATCGTTCCCTGGTTTCACACAGAGCCATAGTTTTCAATATCTGTTCAGTATCTTTGTGGGAGGTCTACTTTTCCACAATTTCACTTGCCTGGATGTAAAACTGAACACATGCAAAACAGAGCATTGAATTTCCCCTTAAAAATATGCTCTTtcaaaccaggtgtggtggttcatgcctgtaattacagcactcgggaaagtgaggcaggaagaacaggtCAAGATCAGCCTGTACGACATGACATCGTGactcaaaaaaatacagcaaCAAAAAGCCTTTTAAAAACACTTCCCAAAAAACTTGCCACAGTTGCTCAATGGGTAGGTAGTTAACTCATGATGATGCAAAATGCCACAGCTCTCATTTTAAAAGGAATAAGAGACAATTTATTCCAGAGCCATTTTGAGTGACCGTGGCCCTGGAACACTGATTTAACTTACCCCAAATTTTATGTTCCAATGATGAAGCAATTTCATAAAGTTTTTATAGTTTTAACAGAACAAAAATGTCATAAATCAAGGAATTAAAATAGAGAAGTAGATACATTAAGATGGGGAAAGCTTTTCTATCGGCCCAAAATGCTTTATGataatattcttagttttgaaaTTGGTGGAGGCTAATGGTCTGCTAAGTTTATAGATTCCAATAGGTTTTCATCTATTCACAAAATGAGTTCCAATGTAGAAGTAGGCAAGAAAGCAGTTCAGAGGGCTAAATTGAGCTCAAGATAGGGTAATTAGCTTttggacctgcaacattccaatctctccacagTATAGAAATTCTAATCAGAAAATCAGTCTCTACAGGCACATCCTTTTCAGAAGTTTCCCTTCTCGCCCAAGAGCCTGTCCTCAAAATTTCTTGTTGGCTCTGCAATGGCAAAGCTGTGTCCCAGAATAATAGCACTCAGTTGCAGAGCCACCATCTCTTAGTTCTACTGACAGAGAACCACcctttctgaaaggctctattcTATGCTAAATACAGGCTCCCAGCTCAAATGTAACCTACAGCAAAACTACTTTAACCTGCCTTCTTAAAGTACCCTATAGAGCCACCCCCTCTTCTACAAAACTGCATTTTCTTTAACATTTGTCagcatgtaaaaatattttttacatttatattgTCTGTCTCGTCACACCTAGAATAAACCTAACATGAGCAGAAATCTTCATATTCTCTTAACTGTCAAATCCCCAGTGCAAAAGacgttttaagattttttaagtGACTCAACATGCCAGAAAAGCCTTTTATTTACTTCACTCTAAAGGAGAGAATTGGGTTGTAGAGGTACCGTGGTTAAGCAGGGAGACCAAGCCAGAAAATGTCAGCTCGCCGTTTAAAGTTAGTCTACCTGCGTTACTGAATCACTAAAATTTACAATTTACTGGGCAGCACGCGGACCGCCTCGGAAGACAGGCGCCTCCCAGCGACGCTGGAGACGTCGCTCCCTCCTACCCGGAACTAGCCCCTTCCCGCCCTGCGCCAGCGGGGGTTACCAGGGACGCCTGCGCAGTAAGCGTTTAGCGCAAAGATTTCTGGGATTGGTAGTCCATAGTCTTCTAGTCTTCTTATTTGCCTGAAAAGGAAATAACAACGTAAATAAGATCGCTTTGAATTTGatgcaaattaaataaaactCAGATGTGGCTCAGAAAGGTGGAGGCGCTGAGTCCTTTTCAAAGATTCCTCCTATGTCGGTACAGGCGCCGCTCGGACGGTCTCTCGGGGTCCTCGGCTGGGCGGAGCTTCCCGCAGTGCCTTGTGGGTCCTTCCTGCGccgactctctctttctctcgggCCCGTGGCGCCGGCAGGATGGGTGAGCGCGTGGGGCTGGGCTGCCGGGCGCGGGCAGGACCTGAGGCTCGGGGTCGCTTCCCTGTGGCTCGACGGAGTGGGGAGCGGGTGTGTCGGGCCGGAGCCTCCTGAGAGCGCCGTCCCGCGGGCACGTGGCCACGCGGAAGGGCTGCTGCGTCCGCAGGGTCGCGCGCCCCGGCAGCCGCAGCTAAGCCGAAAGGCCTGGGCCgggctgtgtgtctgtctgccagTTAGCTGGGGATTTTCGAGGGCAGTTGGCCCACGGGCTAAGACGAGCCACGGTGCCCCAGCGTATTAAAGGTCGGATTCGGCGGGTTTGAGGAGGATTCAGTGATCTTCTCTTTTCAGGCAAGTGTCGTGGTCTCCGTACTGCCAGGAAGCTCCGCAGTCACCGACGGGACCAGAAGTGGCATGATAAACAATACAAGAAAGCCCACTTGGGCACAGCCCTGAAGGCCAACCCTTTTGGAGGTGCCTCTCATGCGAAGGGAATTGTGCTGGAAAAAGTGTAAGTAAAAGACTGCTTGCTAAAAGCTTTATGTGATTGAGAACGAACTAGTTTTTAGTTGGTTAGAGTTCTTAAAGGAGAAAGCCTGGGAAGTACCCTTGTCTATGTTAGGACTAGACCTCGGGATTAGATGACTTGGTAATAAAGACTTGGGAGAAGACTTGGTAATAAAGTCCATATGGAACAGGGAGAACTGCTAAAAAGAATGTACTTTAACTAGCTGCTACGTTTTTTGGGGgttgagaaaatgctttttcTGAGATACATTGATTTAAAatggtgattttatttttctgtagtttTAACAAATTTAATGGTAATAGTAAACATTTGAATGCCCTTTGTTAGTTTCCTCATTTTTACAACTCCATAGGCGctataagttttctttttttcctgaggaaaaaACTGTGTCATTTGAGGGATTTGAGACTGGACTGAGAGGGTAGGAACCATTTCTACTTTCAGTCACATGTGCGTTGATATTGCAGAGGAGTTGAAGCCAAACAGCCAAATTCTGCTATCCGGAAGTGTGTGAGGGTGCAGCTGATCAAGAACGGCAA harbors:
- the Rps23 gene encoding small ribosomal subunit protein uS12 translates to MGKCRGLRTARKLRSHRRDQKWHDKQYKKAHLGTALKANPFGGASHAKGIVLEKVGVEAKQPNSAIRKCVRVQLIKNGKKITAFVPNDGCLNFIEENDEVLVAGFGRKGHAVGDIPGVRFKVVKVANVSLLALYKGKKERPRS